A single window of Candidatus Zymogenaceae bacterium DNA harbors:
- a CDS encoding TlpA family protein disulfide reductase has protein sequence MNGKTYIIAAAIIGLSILLAHPAVCAELLSAGDTLPGTLLPAPDKQDGRYLGVTGDDPFPIRDIDADAVLIEYFSMYCPHCQADAPDTVILYGLIEADEELSGSLKFIGVGIKNSDYEVDYFRDEYDIPFPMFSDKTGAFMNDAGIRGTPTYMLVARDGSGEMIVLFTQVGKIEDTADFLEVLKSHLVDR, from the coding sequence ATGAACGGTAAGACATATATAATAGCAGCGGCGATCATAGGGCTTTCGATTCTCCTGGCGCATCCAGCGGTGTGTGCCGAACTCCTGTCTGCGGGCGACACGTTGCCGGGCACGCTCCTTCCCGCTCCCGATAAGCAGGACGGACGCTACCTCGGGGTGACCGGAGACGACCCCTTTCCCATCAGGGATATAGATGCCGACGCGGTCCTCATAGAATATTTTTCCATGTATTGTCCCCACTGCCAGGCGGACGCCCCGGATACGGTCATTCTGTATGGGCTGATCGAGGCGGACGAGGAGCTGTCCGGATCGTTGAAATTCATCGGCGTGGGTATCAAGAACAGCGACTACGAGGTCGATTATTTCCGGGATGAGTACGATATCCCGTTCCCGATGTTCTCGGACAAAACGGGGGCCTTCATGAATGATGCGGGCATTCGCGGTACACCTACATATATGCTGGTGGCCCGGGATGGTTCCGGAGAGATGATTGTTCTCTTCACCCAGGTGGGAAAAATCGAAGATACTGCCGATTTTCTCGAGGTGCTCAAATCTCATCTCGTCGACCGGTAG
- a CDS encoding peroxiredoxin, which translates to MKLDVIIRSVVSLLAAAVFVVVSAASGAGAELEEYIYDPGVLPATDSVLKVAVGDEAPDFTLPSIAGSDVTLGDYRGKKNVVLSFVPAAWTPVCSDQWPGYVLAVDLFREHNAVLIGITVDNIPTLFAWTQEMGEVWFDVVSDFWPHGEVAETYGVLRRDGTSERALFLIDTEGIIRYIDVHDINERPDLGDLKEAMEAL; encoded by the coding sequence ATGAAACTTGATGTGATTATACGGTCCGTTGTGTCACTTTTGGCGGCGGCGGTGTTCGTAGTTGTGTCGGCGGCATCCGGCGCCGGGGCGGAGCTTGAGGAATATATATATGACCCGGGTGTTCTCCCGGCAACCGACAGCGTTCTGAAGGTGGCGGTGGGGGACGAGGCGCCGGATTTTACGCTCCCGTCCATTGCGGGGAGCGATGTTACCCTCGGTGACTACCGGGGAAAGAAAAACGTGGTTCTTTCCTTCGTCCCCGCGGCATGGACGCCGGTCTGCTCGGACCAGTGGCCGGGATATGTGCTTGCCGTTGATCTTTTCAGGGAGCACAACGCGGTGCTCATCGGCATCACCGTCGATAACATCCCCACCCTCTTCGCTTGGACCCAGGAGATGGGGGAGGTATGGTTCGATGTGGTGTCGGACTTCTGGCCCCACGGGGAGGTGGCGGAGACGTACGGGGTGCTGAGACGTGACGGAACCAGCGAGCGGGCGCTGTTTCTCATCGATACCGAGGGGATCATTCGGTATATCGACGTGCACGACATCAACGAGCGCCCGGACCTGGGGGATTTGAAAGAGGCAATGGAGGCCCTGTAG